One Acidobacteriota bacterium genomic window carries:
- a CDS encoding ZIP family metal transporter: MMEYFLGLHPVTQALLATLFTWGMTALGAAVVFVTRTVNQRLLDSMYGFAAGVMLAASYWSLLAPAIELSEGGPVPRWVPPTVGFLLGCGFLAVADKILPHLHPNMPKSQAEGPPTEWRRSTLLVLAITLHNLPEGLAVGVAFGAAAAGLPAATIAAAVALGVGIGLQNFPEGMAVSMPLRGQGMSRLKAFWYGQLSGVVEPLAGVLGAAAVLAARPILPYALGFAAGAMIFVVIEELVPASQSNNNTDLATLSTIGGFTVMMVLDVALG; this comes from the coding sequence ATGATGGAGTATTTCCTGGGCTTACACCCGGTGACCCAGGCCTTGCTGGCGACTCTTTTCACCTGGGGCATGACCGCCCTCGGTGCCGCAGTGGTCTTCGTCACCCGTACCGTCAACCAGCGCCTGCTGGACTCCATGTACGGCTTTGCCGCCGGGGTCATGTTGGCGGCCAGCTATTGGTCGCTCTTGGCACCGGCCATCGAGCTTTCGGAGGGTGGGCCGGTACCGCGCTGGGTACCGCCGACGGTGGGCTTCCTGCTGGGCTGCGGATTCCTGGCGGTGGCGGACAAGATCCTGCCCCACCTGCACCCCAACATGCCCAAGAGCCAGGCGGAGGGGCCACCCACGGAGTGGCGCCGCAGCACCCTGTTGGTGCTAGCCATCACCCTGCACAATCTGCCCGAGGGGCTAGCCGTAGGGGTGGCCTTCGGTGCTGCTGCCGCGGGTCTGCCGGCGGCCACCATCGCCGCCGCCGTGGCTTTGGGGGTCGGTATTGGGCTGCAGAACTTTCCCGAGGGGATGGCGGTCTCCATGCCGCTGCGGGGTCAGGGCATGAGCCGGCTCAAGGCCTTCTGGTACGGCCAGCTGTCGGGGGTGGTGGAGCCTTTGGCCGGAGTTCTGGGCGCCGCTGCGGTGCTCGCCGCCCGGCCCATCCTGCCCTACGCCCTGGGCTTCGCCGCCGGCGCCATGATCTTCGTGGTCATCGAGGAGCTGGTCCCCGCCTCCCAGAGCAACAACAACACCGACCTGGCGACCCTGAGCACCATCGGCGGCTTCACCGTCATGATGGTTCTCGACGTGGCCTTGGGTTGA